The proteins below come from a single Thalassoglobus sp. JC818 genomic window:
- a CDS encoding M20 family metallopeptidase, protein MNSLEYASELIKFPSVSSTSNVEVTDQIADWLRSIDVTVERIDYTDHKGIAKSNVVGKLGSGTGGLAYFGHSDVVPADDWVIEEHGPFSPTIKDGRLYGRGSTDMKGSVACFISAMKQFRNRTLSAPVYFCCTADEEVGMLGAQQVVERSKLYQEMVEGQTRAIIGEPTRFEVVHAHKGGCLIKVTASGKAAHSSTKEGINANWKMIPFLSEMWELNNEMETETAWQNPMFNPPTMTMNLGINDHTHAVNITPPQSVCTIYFRQMPGIDATPIIDRVRDTCDRFKLKMEIVFQAPPFDIDPESPFVQECLKFSPEKSPKTVSYGTDGAWFGALKQAVVFGPGSIAQAHTHDEWVKLEDLEHGTQTYSQMIDNWCS, encoded by the coding sequence ATGAATTCACTTGAGTACGCCAGCGAGTTGATCAAATTTCCGTCGGTGAGTTCGACTTCCAACGTTGAAGTTACGGACCAGATCGCAGACTGGCTGCGGTCGATCGATGTGACAGTTGAGCGGATCGACTACACCGATCACAAAGGAATCGCCAAATCGAATGTGGTCGGCAAGCTTGGTTCCGGAACCGGCGGGCTGGCGTATTTTGGACATTCTGATGTGGTCCCCGCCGACGATTGGGTGATTGAGGAGCATGGGCCCTTCTCCCCGACGATCAAAGATGGACGACTTTACGGACGCGGAAGCACTGACATGAAAGGTTCGGTCGCGTGCTTTATCTCGGCAATGAAACAGTTCCGAAACCGAACTCTGTCCGCCCCCGTCTACTTCTGTTGCACCGCAGACGAAGAAGTCGGAATGCTTGGTGCTCAGCAGGTCGTTGAGCGATCCAAACTCTACCAGGAAATGGTCGAGGGCCAGACACGAGCGATCATCGGAGAACCGACTCGTTTTGAAGTCGTTCATGCTCACAAAGGAGGTTGCTTGATTAAGGTGACCGCTTCCGGAAAAGCTGCTCACTCCAGCACGAAAGAAGGAATCAACGCGAACTGGAAAATGATTCCGTTCCTGTCGGAAATGTGGGAACTGAACAACGAAATGGAAACTGAAACCGCATGGCAGAATCCAATGTTCAACCCTCCAACGATGACGATGAATCTCGGCATCAATGATCACACTCATGCTGTGAACATCACCCCTCCACAAAGCGTATGCACGATCTACTTTCGTCAAATGCCAGGCATAGATGCGACTCCGATCATCGATCGCGTCCGCGACACATGCGATCGATTCAAGCTAAAGATGGAAATCGTCTTTCAAGCTCCGCCGTTCGATATTGATCCCGAATCGCCATTCGTTCAGGAGTGCCTCAAGTTCTCACCAGAGAAGAGCCCGAAGACCGTCTCATACGGTACAGACGGTGCCTGGTTTGGAGCACTCAAACAGGCCGTCGTGTTCGGTCCCGGCAGCATCGCTCAAGCACACACACACGATGAGTGGGTCAAACTCGAAGATCTCGAACACGGCACGCAGACTTATTCTCAGATGATCGACAACTGGTGCTCTTAG